From one Agathobaculum sp. NTUH-O15-33 genomic stretch:
- a CDS encoding phage tail tape measure protein, producing MANRIKGITVEIGGDTTKLQTALKGVNGEIKNTQAQLKDVEKLLKLDPGNTELLAQKHRLLGQAVEETKGKLQTLKVAAEQANTALANGDISQEQYDALQREIIETERNLEDLERAANESSVALQSVAAKGEQLKTVGSNISSVGTSLSKNVTAPIIAIGAASVAAFNEVDSGLDIIEQKTGAAGKSLEEMESICKNMATEIPTDFETAGAAIGEVNTRFGVTGTALETLSTKFVKFASLNNTDVSTSVDNVQKALTAFGLGADDAGAMLDTMNAVGQKTGISMDTLSASMVSNASAFKQMGLSASDAAAFLGQCEVSGTDTSAVMTGLTKALKEATDNGQPLDQALADIQNSMVNAKSDTEGLSAAYEMFGSRAGGKIYEACKSGSLSFEALGTSLTDNLGSVDDTYAATLDGTDAMVTGMNALKIAGAAVGDAIGTTLAPILQALAKKLKEFADWFTKLSPGMQQMIVKIAMIVAAVGPVLVIIGKVVSAVGTIMTIVPKLAGVIHVVKGAFAALNAVMLANPIMLIIAAIAALVAAFIYLWNTNEDFRQFWIDLWENIKEVAIAVWNAIKEFFVAVWEGIKSVAETVWNALASFFTGLWEGIKTVFTTAVTAISTFLSTTWNTIKTVVTTVFTAIQTFFTTVWNTISTIVTTVVTAIQTFLTTAWNAIKTAITTVLTAIQTVVTTVWNAISTFIATIITAIQTFLTTAWNTIKTVITTVLNAIKTVFTTIWNAIKTVITTVVNGIKNTITTVWNNIKSTVSSVVNGIKSAVSNAFSAMWNGIKNTISGIYNTIKGGFDKAVGYIKNLASSAFNWGKDLVMGIVNGIKSCISAVGDAVSGVANKIKSFLHFSVPDEGPLTDYETWMPDFMSGLAKGIEKSKGMVANAMDGVAADMVVNPKISTADTSGILGGASAGDALAGITTAITEALAGVGGQGGDIVIPVYLGGTMLDEVVVNAQQRTNLRSGGR from the coding sequence GTGGCAAACAGAATCAAGGGTATCACAGTGGAAATCGGCGGCGATACTACAAAACTACAGACGGCTTTAAAGGGTGTCAATGGAGAAATCAAGAATACGCAGGCGCAGCTGAAGGATGTGGAGAAACTCCTGAAACTGGACCCCGGCAATACGGAGCTGCTTGCGCAAAAGCACAGGCTCCTTGGGCAGGCAGTAGAAGAAACCAAAGGAAAGCTGCAAACCTTAAAGGTCGCGGCGGAGCAGGCGAACACGGCTCTTGCCAATGGGGACATTTCACAGGAACAGTATGATGCTCTTCAGCGTGAAATTATAGAAACGGAGCGTAACCTCGAAGATTTGGAGAGAGCGGCCAATGAATCTTCCGTGGCATTACAGTCTGTTGCTGCCAAAGGAGAACAGCTGAAAACGGTAGGCTCAAATATTTCATCGGTGGGTACTTCACTTTCAAAGAATGTGACAGCACCCATTATTGCAATTGGTGCTGCATCTGTGGCCGCCTTTAATGAGGTGGATTCCGGGCTGGATATTATCGAGCAGAAAACCGGGGCTGCAGGGAAAAGTCTGGAAGAGATGGAATCCATCTGTAAGAACATGGCTACAGAAATTCCTACGGACTTTGAAACAGCAGGTGCGGCCATCGGTGAGGTCAATACAAGATTTGGTGTGACGGGAACTGCACTGGAAACCCTCTCAACCAAATTTGTGAAGTTTGCATCCTTGAATAATACGGATGTTTCCACTTCCGTTGATAACGTGCAGAAAGCACTGACCGCTTTTGGTCTTGGCGCGGATGATGCCGGAGCAATGCTTGATACCATGAATGCAGTAGGACAGAAAACAGGCATTTCAATGGATACGCTTTCTGCATCTATGGTGTCCAACGCATCGGCATTTAAGCAGATGGGACTGTCGGCATCGGATGCCGCTGCCTTCCTTGGGCAGTGCGAAGTGTCCGGGACTGATACCAGTGCCGTTATGACGGGTCTTACAAAGGCATTAAAAGAAGCAACGGATAATGGGCAACCACTTGATCAGGCACTGGCTGATATCCAAAACAGTATGGTCAATGCAAAATCAGATACAGAGGGGCTATCCGCAGCGTATGAAATGTTTGGTTCCAGAGCAGGTGGTAAAATCTATGAAGCCTGCAAAAGCGGTTCTCTATCTTTCGAGGCACTTGGAACTTCTCTGACCGACAACCTCGGCAGTGTGGACGATACTTATGCGGCAACACTCGATGGAACGGATGCAATGGTTACAGGTATGAATGCACTAAAGATTGCAGGAGCGGCAGTGGGAGATGCCATTGGAACGACCCTTGCACCTATCCTGCAGGCATTGGCAAAAAAGCTGAAGGAGTTTGCTGACTGGTTTACAAAGCTGTCTCCGGGTATGCAGCAGATGATTGTAAAGATTGCGATGATTGTTGCAGCTGTGGGGCCAGTACTTGTTATCATCGGCAAGGTCGTATCCGCTGTTGGCACGATTATGACTATCGTTCCAAAACTGGCAGGAGTCATCCATGTAGTCAAAGGAGCATTTGCTGCACTGAATGCAGTCATGCTTGCTAATCCTATTATGCTGATCATTGCGGCGATTGCAGCCCTTGTGGCGGCATTTATTTATCTTTGGAATACCAACGAGGACTTCCGCCAGTTCTGGATTGACCTGTGGGAGAACATCAAGGAAGTAGCCATTGCCGTATGGAATGCCATCAAGGAGTTCTTTGTTGCTGTATGGGAGGGCATCAAATCCGTTGCAGAAACGGTATGGAATGCGCTGGCATCCTTTTTCACTGGCTTGTGGGAGGGCATCAAGACTGTATTTACTACGGCAGTCACAGCAATTTCCACCTTCCTATCCACTACTTGGAATACGATAAAAACGGTGGTTACTACTGTGTTTACAGCAATCCAGACCTTTTTCACTACGGTGTGGAATACCATCAGCACGATTGTGACAACCGTGGTCACGGCAATTCAGACGTTCCTTACCACAGCTTGGAATGCCATCAAGACGGCAATTACTACGGTTCTGACAGCCATTCAGACAGTGGTAACTACAGTATGGAATGCTATTAGCACCTTTATCGCAACCATCATTACGGCAATCCAGACTTTCCTGACTACGGCTTGGAATACCATAAAGACGGTCATTACCACGGTATTGAATGCGATAAAAACAGTATTCACAACCATCTGGAATGCAATAAAAACGGTCATTACCACTGTGGTAAACGGCATTAAAAATACAATTACCACGGTCTGGAACAACATCAAGTCCACAGTATCCTCTGTGGTAAATGGTATCAAGTCAGCAGTGAGCAATGCCTTTTCTGCTATGTGGAACGGCATCAAAAATACCATCAGCGGTATCTACAATACCATCAAGGGTGGATTTGACAAGGCAGTCGGCTATATCAAAAATCTTGCATCCTCTGCCTTTAACTGGGGCAAGGATTTAGTCATGGGCATCGTAAACGGAATCAAAAGCTGTATCAGTGCGGTAGGTGATGCCGTCAGCGGTGTGGCAAATAAAATCAAGTCCTTCCTGCACTTCTCCGTGCCGGACGAGGGTCCTTTGACGGATTACGAAACTTGGATGCCGGATTTCATGAGCGGACTTGCCAAGGGCATCGAAAAGAGCAAGGGTATGGTTGCAAATGCGATGGACGGTGTGGCTGCTGATATGGTGGTAAATCCGAAAATCAGCACGGCTGATACCAGCGGAATCCTTGGCGGTGCATCTGCAGGAGATGCTCTTGCTGGCATTACTACAGCAATTACCGAAGCACTGGCAGGTGTGGGAGGTCAGGGCGGTGACATTGTTATCCCGGTTTACCTTGGTGGCACCATGCTGGACGAAGTGGTAGTGAATGCACAGCAAAGAACGAATTTAAGAAGCGGAGGGAGATAA